Proteins found in one Ptychodera flava strain L36383 chromosome 3, AS_Pfla_20210202, whole genome shotgun sequence genomic segment:
- the LOC139129346 gene encoding enolase-phosphatase E1-like, protein MEDDKQPSTDEQQEPAPENDTATEQPEEQTRPVAENEPEQTEEPPEPTAETEPADEQPDAQPEPAADTAPATEQPAPDEQAEPTAETEPTDKQPDAQPEPAVDTEPTTEQPEEPAAENETANDQPAEQTEPPTEPDTATEQPVDTADIKITEAAAEGDAAEQKDEQPTEGAETTEDVKGETEEGADAAKEAEESGDKEDTTQESVEKAEEKEGGEEGEGAKEEVTTDEAGQQDGEQPATEGAAEPASQSDVVADGEGQSEESKAAEGEAPATESEEKKGLSES, encoded by the exons ATGGAGGACGACAAACAGCCAAGTACAG ATGAACAACAAGAGCCTGCACCAGAGAATGATACTGCTACTGAACAACCAG AAGAACAAACAAGACCAGTAGCTGAGAACGAACCTGAACAGACAG AAGAGCCACCAGAGCCGACAGCAGAGACAGAACCTGCTGATGAACAGCCAG ATGCACAACCTGAACCTGCAGCAGACACTGCACCTGCCACAGAACAGCCAG CACCAGATGAGCAGGCAGAGCCAACAGCAGAGACAGAACCTACTGATAAACAGCCAG ATGCACAACCTGAACCTGCAGTAGACACTGAACCTACCACAGAACAGCCAG AGGAACCTGCTGCTGAGAATGAAACTGCTAACGACCAGCCAG cggaacaaactgaaccaccaacAGAACCTGACACTGCAACAGAACAACCAG TTGACACAGCAGATATAAAGATAACTGAAGCTGCAGCCGAAGGTGATGCTGCAGAGCAGAAAGATGAACAGCCAACTGAGGGCGCTGAAACTACTGAAGATGTGAAAGGTGAGACTGAAGAGGGCGCTGATGCAGCCAAGGAAGCAGAGGAGTCCGGTGATAAAGAAGATACAACTCAAGAAAGTGTGGAGAAAGCTGAGGAGAAGGAAGGAGGAGAAGAAGGAGAGGGAGCCAAGGAGGAGGTGACTACTGATGAGGCAGGTCAGCAGGATGGTGAGCAGCCAGCCACAGAGGGAGCAGCAGAGCCGGCTAGCCAATCAGATGTAGTGGCTGACGGCGAGGGCCAATCAGAGGAGAGCAAAGCAGCTGAGGGTGAGGCCCCTGCCACTGAATCAGAAGAAAAGAAAG GCCTCAGTGAATCTTAG
- the LOC139130148 gene encoding uncharacterized protein: MSSAKQLATEAEVDSLHATVNSGIGKLLCFTSCARHDDTWTLHVTDGIDVWRLELDHSELDSHRELSNITNFDAFFGKIKSAFESGDLTAATHGHKTTLTCGKGSTTVTFDLYEATASKRKSDLQGVILHLADLATRLSKDLKDAKDSLETANKQKASSTSTVSGFYDSTAGHKTGQKVQKKKGRSLLNPDSKRVKVAKGVNFE; this comes from the exons ATGAGTTCGGCAAAACAGCTTGCCACGGAGGCAGAAGTTGACAGTCTTCACGCTACAGTTAACAGTGGTATTGGAAAACTTCTTTGCTTTACAAGTTGTGCAAGACACGACGATACATGGACTTTACATGTTACAG aTGGCATTGATGTGTGGAGATTGGAACTCGACCATTCTGAATTAGATTCTCACAGAGAACTCTCAAATATCACCAACTTTGATGCTTTTTTCGGCAAAATCAAATCAGCGTTCGAATCCGGTGACCTCACTGCCGCGACCCACGGCCACAAAACCACTTTGACCTGTGGAAAGGGATCAACgactgtgacctttgacctttatgaAGCAACTGCAAGCAAGAGGAAAAGTGACTTGCAAGGTGTCATCTTGCACCTTGCTGACTTAGCGACAAGACTCAGTAAAGATCTGAAAGATGCCAAAGACAGTCTGGAGACTGCCAACAAACAGAAAGCTTCCTCGACATCAACAGTTTCTGGATTTTATGATTCAACAGCTGGACACAAAACGGGACAGAAAGTTCAAAAGAAGAAAGGAAGGAGTCTGTTGAACCCGGACAGTAAAAGAGTGAAAGTAGCAAAGggtgtcaactttgaatga